The Bacteroidota bacterium genome contains a region encoding:
- a CDS encoding MBL fold metallo-hydrolase: MLLRQFADEGNLAYLLADEATGEAVIIDPIREKVNDLVAIVHRDKLKVTAVIDTHSHADHYTGAGILREKLGSAVIMSKATGDQRKFDADLGKKFGIEDILSYNSTIQVDRYVGTGDTLQVGSVTITFYETPGHTLNSLSLKAGHYLFTGDSLMIGQTGRLDLPGGNAAAMFNSLHKVIAPLAGDDTILCPGHDYDHHTSRFLKDELAVNPFFKPQTAAEFTDFTSQFFPPLKLDDMGGVSKIQCGAAGGPAPEPEKGVFNILPADLNDKMESDASWVLIDVREPFETANGMAPKAVNIPMSQLETRLGEIPKNKRVAIICASGGRSARVAGFLHQQGWPTIYNVSGGMMSWMMNFLPVNR; this comes from the coding sequence ATGTTACTGAGACAATTTGCCGATGAAGGAAATCTGGCCTATCTGCTGGCGGATGAAGCCACAGGCGAAGCCGTAATCATCGACCCGATCCGCGAGAAGGTAAATGACCTGGTGGCCATTGTACACCGCGATAAGCTGAAGGTCACAGCCGTGATTGATACCCACAGTCACGCCGATCATTACACCGGCGCAGGCATCCTCCGTGAAAAACTGGGGTCGGCCGTCATCATGAGCAAAGCCACCGGCGACCAGCGGAAGTTCGATGCCGATCTGGGAAAGAAATTCGGGATTGAAGACATTCTGTCCTACAATTCCACCATTCAGGTGGATCGGTATGTGGGCACCGGTGATACCCTGCAGGTCGGATCGGTCACCATCACATTTTACGAAACCCCGGGTCACACACTCAATTCTCTTTCTCTGAAAGCCGGCCACTACCTCTTCACCGGCGATTCCCTCATGATCGGACAGACCGGTCGGCTCGATCTGCCCGGCGGAAATGCAGCAGCCATGTTCAATTCGCTGCACAAGGTCATTGCCCCGCTGGCCGGTGACGACACCATCCTCTGCCCCGGACATGATTACGACCATCACACCAGCCGTTTTCTGAAGGATGAACTGGCAGTGAATCCGTTCTTTAAACCGCAGACGGCCGCCGAATTCACCGACTTCACCAGTCAGTTTTTCCCGCCGCTGAAACTGGATGACATGGGAGGCGTCTCGAAGATTCAATGCGGGGCAGCGGGCGGACCGGCTCCGGAACCCGAAAAGGGCGTGTTTAACATTCTTCCTGCCGATCTGAACGACAAGATGGAATCGGATGCCTCCTGGGTGCTGATTGATGTGCGTGAACCTTTTGAAACCGCCAACGGCATGGCTCCCAAAGCGGTGAACATTCCCATGAGCCAGCTCGAAACCCGTCTGGGCGAAATCCCGAAGAACAAGCGCGTGGCAATCATCTGTGCCTCGGGTGGCCGCAGTGCCCGCGTCGCCGGATTCCTTCACCAGCAAGGCTGGCCCACGATTTACAACGTCTCGGGCGGCATGATGAGCTGGATGATGAACTTCCTTCCCGTGAACCGGTAA